From the bacterium genome, the window TCAGCCGAGGGTGGCTGATCCGCGGGATGCGTCCTCGCATGCACTTCTTTCAGCTTCCGGATCGAGACCTGGGTGTAGAGCGCGGTGGTGGAGAGCGGGCTGTGGCCGAGGATGGCCTGGATGTGGCGGATGTCGGCACCGGCGTCGAGCATGAGCGTCGCCATCGTGTGGCGGAAGATGTGGCAGGCGCCGGGCTTTTCGATGCCGGCCTTCTCGATCGTTTTCTTCACGAGGTCGGTGAGTCGGTTCTTCTTGAAGGGCTC encodes:
- a CDS encoding tyrosine-type recombinase/integrase, which translates into the protein EPFKKNRLTDLVKKTIEKAGIEKPGACHIFRHTMATLMLDAGADIRHIQAILGHSPLSTTALYTQVSIRKLKEVHARTHPADQPPSAD